From one Esox lucius isolate fEsoLuc1 chromosome 11, fEsoLuc1.pri, whole genome shotgun sequence genomic stretch:
- the ccdc97 gene encoding coiled-coil domain-containing protein 97 isoform X5, with amino-acid sequence MWGEIDHLCDTNPPVSVESEACRQPKPRGPGTASRCNEPANTAEEPWDDQGDATPVSAMIEALARSGIQVKSQQVGDAELNLAQRREELLGQYQTKPLVFLERYQASLSPEHLGAFSHLTSDPRAQHYCQEVMRRAEGQTNRTRVRNQRYAALRELQKGGQYFSEEQMRGREPLLYEQYIGQYLTEEEVLQRSLDAMQADTGEGALGGAGGGGTQGGLAHLLLSSYQERVIQSRLQEEQDMEESAREEEDDGEEGDVGLGAEGWELTPQEKALLRDEFISQMHQRFLDGHDKDFNYSEVDGNPDYDNMDISMCVFQ; translated from the exons ATGTGGGGAGAGATCGACCATCTTTGCGATACAAATCCGCCTGTGAGCGTTGAATCAGAGGCCTGCAGACAGCCCAAACCCCGGGGACCAGGAACTGCTTCCAGATGCAATGAACCTGCTAATACCGCGGAGGAGCCGTGGGACGACCAG GGCGATGCCACTCCTGTATCTGCCATGATCGAAGCGCTGGCTCGGAGCGGTATCCAGGTGAAGAGCCAGCAGGTGGGGGATGCAGAACTGAATTTAGcccagaggagagaggagctgcTGGGCCAGTACCAGACCAAACCCCTGGTCTTCCTGGAGCGATATCAG GCCTCCCTTTCCCCCGAGCACCTGGGAGCGTTCTCccacctgacctctgacccccgaGCGCAGCACTACTGCCAAGAGGTGATGCGGCGAGCGGAGGGACAGACGAACAGGACTCGAGTACGGAACCAACGCTATGCTGCCCTTCGGGAACTGCAGAAGG GGGGACAGTACTTCAGTGAGGAGCAAATGAGGGGTAGGGAGCCCCTGCTATATGAGCAGTACATTGGCCAGTATCTAACTGAAGAAGAGGTTCTGCAGCGCTCCTTGGATGCAATGCAGGCAGATACAGGAGAAGGGGCGCTagggggagcaggaggaggcGGCACACAGGGGGGACTGGCCCATCTTCTCCTCAGCTCCTACCAGGAGAGAGTGATCCAAAGCCGGCTGCAGGAGGAGCAGGACATGGAGGAGAGTGCACGTGAGGAAGAGGAcgatggagaggaggggg ATGTAGGGTTGGGGGCAGAAGGCTGGGAACTGACCCCCCAGGAGAAAGCTCTTCTTAGAGACGAGTTCATCAGTCAGATGCACCAACGCTTCCTGGATGGACACGATAAAGACTTCAATTACAG TGAGGTGGATGGGAACCCAGACTATGACAACATGGacatcagtatgtgtgtgtttcagtga
- the ccdc97 gene encoding coiled-coil domain-containing protein 97 isoform X2: MWGEIDHLCDTNPPVSVESEACRQPKPRGPGTASRCNEPANTAEEPWDDQGDATPVSAMIEALARSGIQVKSQQVGDAELNLAQRREELLGQYQTKPLVFLERYQASLSPEHLGAFSHLTSDPRAQHYCQEVMRRAEGQTNRTRVRNQRYAALRELQKGGQYFSEEQMRGREPLLYEQYIGQYLTEEEVLQRSLDAMQADTGEGALGGAGGGGTQGGLAHLLLSSYQERVIQSRLQEEQDMEESAREEEDDGEEGDVGLGAEGWELTPQEKALLRDEFISQMHQRFLDGHDKDFNYSEVDGNPDYDNLDIVNRDAEEKYFDEEEEEEDESEEKEMSQ; the protein is encoded by the exons ATGTGGGGAGAGATCGACCATCTTTGCGATACAAATCCGCCTGTGAGCGTTGAATCAGAGGCCTGCAGACAGCCCAAACCCCGGGGACCAGGAACTGCTTCCAGATGCAATGAACCTGCTAATACCGCGGAGGAGCCGTGGGACGACCAG GGCGATGCCACTCCTGTATCTGCCATGATCGAAGCGCTGGCTCGGAGCGGTATCCAGGTGAAGAGCCAGCAGGTGGGGGATGCAGAACTGAATTTAGcccagaggagagaggagctgcTGGGCCAGTACCAGACCAAACCCCTGGTCTTCCTGGAGCGATATCAG GCCTCCCTTTCCCCCGAGCACCTGGGAGCGTTCTCccacctgacctctgacccccgaGCGCAGCACTACTGCCAAGAGGTGATGCGGCGAGCGGAGGGACAGACGAACAGGACTCGAGTACGGAACCAACGCTATGCTGCCCTTCGGGAACTGCAGAAGG GGGGACAGTACTTCAGTGAGGAGCAAATGAGGGGTAGGGAGCCCCTGCTATATGAGCAGTACATTGGCCAGTATCTAACTGAAGAAGAGGTTCTGCAGCGCTCCTTGGATGCAATGCAGGCAGATACAGGAGAAGGGGCGCTagggggagcaggaggaggcGGCACACAGGGGGGACTGGCCCATCTTCTCCTCAGCTCCTACCAGGAGAGAGTGATCCAAAGCCGGCTGCAGGAGGAGCAGGACATGGAGGAGAGTGCACGTGAGGAAGAGGAcgatggagaggaggggg ATGTAGGGTTGGGGGCAGAAGGCTGGGAACTGACCCCCCAGGAGAAAGCTCTTCTTAGAGACGAGTTCATCAGTCAGATGCACCAACGCTTCCTGGATGGACACGATAAAGACTTCAATTACAG tgaggTGGATGGGAACCCAGACTACGACAACCTGGACATCGTAAACCGAGATGCAGAGGAAAAGTACtttgatgaggaggaggaggaagaggatgaatcagaagagaaagagatgtCTCAGTAG
- the ccdc97 gene encoding coiled-coil domain-containing protein 97 isoform X6, translating to MWGEIDHLCDTNPPVSVESEACRQPKPRGPGTASRCNEPANTAEEPWDDQGDATPVSAMIEALARSGIQVKSQQVGDAELNLAQRREELLGQYQTKPLVFLERYQASLSPEHLGAFSHLTSDPRAQHYCQEVMRRAEGQTNRTRVRNQRYAALRELQKGGQYFSEEQMRGREPLLYEQYIGQYLTEEEVLQRSLDAMQADTGEGALGGAGGGGTQGGLAHLLLSSYQERVIQSRLQEEQDMEESAREEEDDGEEGDVGLGAEGWELTPQEKALLRDEFISQMHQRFLDGHDKDFNYSQDSDVGLLPLSQP from the exons ATGTGGGGAGAGATCGACCATCTTTGCGATACAAATCCGCCTGTGAGCGTTGAATCAGAGGCCTGCAGACAGCCCAAACCCCGGGGACCAGGAACTGCTTCCAGATGCAATGAACCTGCTAATACCGCGGAGGAGCCGTGGGACGACCAG GGCGATGCCACTCCTGTATCTGCCATGATCGAAGCGCTGGCTCGGAGCGGTATCCAGGTGAAGAGCCAGCAGGTGGGGGATGCAGAACTGAATTTAGcccagaggagagaggagctgcTGGGCCAGTACCAGACCAAACCCCTGGTCTTCCTGGAGCGATATCAG GCCTCCCTTTCCCCCGAGCACCTGGGAGCGTTCTCccacctgacctctgacccccgaGCGCAGCACTACTGCCAAGAGGTGATGCGGCGAGCGGAGGGACAGACGAACAGGACTCGAGTACGGAACCAACGCTATGCTGCCCTTCGGGAACTGCAGAAGG GGGGACAGTACTTCAGTGAGGAGCAAATGAGGGGTAGGGAGCCCCTGCTATATGAGCAGTACATTGGCCAGTATCTAACTGAAGAAGAGGTTCTGCAGCGCTCCTTGGATGCAATGCAGGCAGATACAGGAGAAGGGGCGCTagggggagcaggaggaggcGGCACACAGGGGGGACTGGCCCATCTTCTCCTCAGCTCCTACCAGGAGAGAGTGATCCAAAGCCGGCTGCAGGAGGAGCAGGACATGGAGGAGAGTGCACGTGAGGAAGAGGAcgatggagaggaggggg ATGTAGGGTTGGGGGCAGAAGGCTGGGAACTGACCCCCCAGGAGAAAGCTCTTCTTAGAGACGAGTTCATCAGTCAGATGCACCAACGCTTCCTGGATGGACACGATAAAGACTTCAATTACAG TCAGGATTCGGATGTTGGCCTACTACCTCTTTCTCAACCTTGA
- the ccdc97 gene encoding coiled-coil domain-containing protein 97 isoform X4, which translates to MWGEIDHLCDTNPPVSVESEACRQPKPRGPGTASRCNEPANTAEEPWDDQGDATPVSAMIEALARSGIQVKSQQVGDAELNLAQRREELLGQYQTKPLVFLERYQASLSPEHLGAFSHLTSDPRAQHYCQEVMRRAEGQTNRTRVRNQRYAALRELQKGGQYFSEEQMRGREPLLYEQYIGQYLTEEEVLQRSLDAMQADTGEGALGGAGGGGTQGGLAHLLLSSYQERVIQSRLQEEQDMEESAREEEDDGEEGDVGLGAEGWELTPQEKALLRDEFISQMHQRFLDGHDKDFNYSEVDGNPDNDNMDISMCVFQ; encoded by the exons ATGTGGGGAGAGATCGACCATCTTTGCGATACAAATCCGCCTGTGAGCGTTGAATCAGAGGCCTGCAGACAGCCCAAACCCCGGGGACCAGGAACTGCTTCCAGATGCAATGAACCTGCTAATACCGCGGAGGAGCCGTGGGACGACCAG GGCGATGCCACTCCTGTATCTGCCATGATCGAAGCGCTGGCTCGGAGCGGTATCCAGGTGAAGAGCCAGCAGGTGGGGGATGCAGAACTGAATTTAGcccagaggagagaggagctgcTGGGCCAGTACCAGACCAAACCCCTGGTCTTCCTGGAGCGATATCAG GCCTCCCTTTCCCCCGAGCACCTGGGAGCGTTCTCccacctgacctctgacccccgaGCGCAGCACTACTGCCAAGAGGTGATGCGGCGAGCGGAGGGACAGACGAACAGGACTCGAGTACGGAACCAACGCTATGCTGCCCTTCGGGAACTGCAGAAGG GGGGACAGTACTTCAGTGAGGAGCAAATGAGGGGTAGGGAGCCCCTGCTATATGAGCAGTACATTGGCCAGTATCTAACTGAAGAAGAGGTTCTGCAGCGCTCCTTGGATGCAATGCAGGCAGATACAGGAGAAGGGGCGCTagggggagcaggaggaggcGGCACACAGGGGGGACTGGCCCATCTTCTCCTCAGCTCCTACCAGGAGAGAGTGATCCAAAGCCGGCTGCAGGAGGAGCAGGACATGGAGGAGAGTGCACGTGAGGAAGAGGAcgatggagaggaggggg ATGTAGGGTTGGGGGCAGAAGGCTGGGAACTGACCCCCCAGGAGAAAGCTCTTCTTAGAGACGAGTTCATCAGTCAGATGCACCAACGCTTCCTGGATGGACACGATAAAGACTTCAATTACAG tgaggTGGATGGGAACCCAGACAATGACAACATGGacatcagtatgtgtgtgtttcagtga
- the ccdc97 gene encoding coiled-coil domain-containing protein 97 isoform X1, which produces MWGEIDHLCDTNPPVSVESEACRQPKPRGPGTASRCNEPANTAEEPWDDQGDATPVSAMIEALARSGIQVKSQQVGDAELNLAQRREELLGQYQTKPLVFLERYQASLSPEHLGAFSHLTSDPRAQHYCQEVMRRAEGQTNRTRVRNQRYAALRELQKGGQYFSEEQMRGREPLLYEQYIGQYLTEEEVLQRSLDAMQADTGEGALGGAGGGGTQGGLAHLLLSSYQERVIQSRLQEEQDMEESAREEEDDGEEGDVGLGAEGWELTPQEKALLRDEFISQMHQRFLDGHDKDFNYRTELLYSWEGISTPGHIHPGYKPHCILLPECKLLGCDPRRHTVVFC; this is translated from the exons ATGTGGGGAGAGATCGACCATCTTTGCGATACAAATCCGCCTGTGAGCGTTGAATCAGAGGCCTGCAGACAGCCCAAACCCCGGGGACCAGGAACTGCTTCCAGATGCAATGAACCTGCTAATACCGCGGAGGAGCCGTGGGACGACCAG GGCGATGCCACTCCTGTATCTGCCATGATCGAAGCGCTGGCTCGGAGCGGTATCCAGGTGAAGAGCCAGCAGGTGGGGGATGCAGAACTGAATTTAGcccagaggagagaggagctgcTGGGCCAGTACCAGACCAAACCCCTGGTCTTCCTGGAGCGATATCAG GCCTCCCTTTCCCCCGAGCACCTGGGAGCGTTCTCccacctgacctctgacccccgaGCGCAGCACTACTGCCAAGAGGTGATGCGGCGAGCGGAGGGACAGACGAACAGGACTCGAGTACGGAACCAACGCTATGCTGCCCTTCGGGAACTGCAGAAGG GGGGACAGTACTTCAGTGAGGAGCAAATGAGGGGTAGGGAGCCCCTGCTATATGAGCAGTACATTGGCCAGTATCTAACTGAAGAAGAGGTTCTGCAGCGCTCCTTGGATGCAATGCAGGCAGATACAGGAGAAGGGGCGCTagggggagcaggaggaggcGGCACACAGGGGGGACTGGCCCATCTTCTCCTCAGCTCCTACCAGGAGAGAGTGATCCAAAGCCGGCTGCAGGAGGAGCAGGACATGGAGGAGAGTGCACGTGAGGAAGAGGAcgatggagaggaggggg ATGTAGGGTTGGGGGCAGAAGGCTGGGAACTGACCCCCCAGGAGAAAGCTCTTCTTAGAGACGAGTTCATCAGTCAGATGCACCAACGCTTCCTGGATGGACACGATAAAGACTTCAATTACAG GACTGAGCTGCTCTATTCATGGGAAGGCATTTCCACTCCAGGTCATATCCATCCTGGTTATAAACCGCACTGTATCCTCCTCCCAGAGTGCAAATTACTTGGGTGTGATCCTAGAAGACACACTGTTGTATTTTGCTAA
- the ccdc97 gene encoding coiled-coil domain-containing protein 97 isoform X3: MWGEIDHLCDTNPPVSVESEACRQPKPRGPGTASRCNEPANTAEEPWDDQGDATPVSAMIEALARSGIQVKSQQVGDAELNLAQRREELLGQYQTKPLVFLERYQASLSPEHLGAFSHLTSDPRAQHYCQEVMRRAEGQTNRTRVRNQRYAALRELQKGGQYFSEEQMRGREPLLYEQYIGQYLTEEEVLQRSLDAMQADTGEGALGGAGGGGTQGGLAHLLLSSYQERVIQSRLQEEQDMEESAREEEDDGEEGDVGLGAEGWELTPQEKALLRDEFISQMHQRFLDGHDKDFNYSEVDGNPDYDNVDISMCVFQRGGWEPRL; the protein is encoded by the exons ATGTGGGGAGAGATCGACCATCTTTGCGATACAAATCCGCCTGTGAGCGTTGAATCAGAGGCCTGCAGACAGCCCAAACCCCGGGGACCAGGAACTGCTTCCAGATGCAATGAACCTGCTAATACCGCGGAGGAGCCGTGGGACGACCAG GGCGATGCCACTCCTGTATCTGCCATGATCGAAGCGCTGGCTCGGAGCGGTATCCAGGTGAAGAGCCAGCAGGTGGGGGATGCAGAACTGAATTTAGcccagaggagagaggagctgcTGGGCCAGTACCAGACCAAACCCCTGGTCTTCCTGGAGCGATATCAG GCCTCCCTTTCCCCCGAGCACCTGGGAGCGTTCTCccacctgacctctgacccccgaGCGCAGCACTACTGCCAAGAGGTGATGCGGCGAGCGGAGGGACAGACGAACAGGACTCGAGTACGGAACCAACGCTATGCTGCCCTTCGGGAACTGCAGAAGG GGGGACAGTACTTCAGTGAGGAGCAAATGAGGGGTAGGGAGCCCCTGCTATATGAGCAGTACATTGGCCAGTATCTAACTGAAGAAGAGGTTCTGCAGCGCTCCTTGGATGCAATGCAGGCAGATACAGGAGAAGGGGCGCTagggggagcaggaggaggcGGCACACAGGGGGGACTGGCCCATCTTCTCCTCAGCTCCTACCAGGAGAGAGTGATCCAAAGCCGGCTGCAGGAGGAGCAGGACATGGAGGAGAGTGCACGTGAGGAAGAGGAcgatggagaggaggggg ATGTAGGGTTGGGGGCAGAAGGCTGGGAACTGACCCCCCAGGAGAAAGCTCTTCTTAGAGACGAGTTCATCAGTCAGATGCACCAACGCTTCCTGGATGGACACGATAAAGACTTCAATTACAG tgaggTGGATGGGAACCCAGACTATGACAACGTGGacatcagtatgtgtgtgtttcagagaggTGGATGGGAACCCAGACTATGA